From the genome of Acidimicrobiia bacterium, one region includes:
- a CDS encoding PhzF family phenazine biosynthesis protein codes for MRQCYVLRVFTRGDEGGNHLGAIVDLTGLDTAMMQSIAAELAFSETVFIDTAGDVPHCRIFTPASELPFAGHPLVGAAWLIHRLSSQSLSRVTCEIGAIDVEPGATAATIGAPGRQPATGLTEDRLDGLGLPGVVSAFSVAMPLPYTVVEMRSAEAVAAYRPVESVLATHPHGKMLTLWAESDEGVRLRFFAPGHGVFEDPATGSAAVALAAVRRRSGAPTGSLLISQGVEVGMPSEIILNWDADRTRVGGEVRHDETRELEI; via the coding sequence TTGCGACAGTGTTACGTCCTACGGGTATTCACCCGAGGCGACGAGGGCGGTAACCATCTCGGGGCGATCGTCGACCTGACGGGGTTGGATACGGCGATGATGCAATCGATCGCCGCCGAGCTCGCCTTCTCCGAGACTGTCTTCATTGACACTGCGGGCGATGTGCCCCATTGTCGGATCTTTACCCCGGCTTCCGAGTTGCCCTTTGCGGGGCATCCTCTCGTCGGGGCTGCCTGGCTGATTCACCGCCTCTCGTCGCAGTCGCTGTCCCGGGTCACATGCGAGATAGGAGCCATTGACGTCGAGCCAGGTGCGACCGCCGCCACCATTGGTGCTCCCGGTCGCCAGCCAGCCACCGGGTTGACAGAAGACCGCCTCGATGGCCTGGGGCTGCCCGGTGTCGTCAGTGCCTTCTCCGTAGCGATGCCCCTCCCGTACACGGTGGTCGAGATGCGGTCCGCCGAAGCGGTCGCGGCATATCGGCCGGTCGAATCGGTTCTGGCGACCCATCCTCACGGTAAAATGTTGACGCTCTGGGCGGAAAGTGATGAAGGGGTCCGGTTGCGCTTTTTCGCGCCGGGGCACGGAGTTTTCGAGGATCCGGCGACCGGTTCTGCCGCGGTAGCGTTGGCGGCCGTGCGGCGGCGATCGGGCGCCCCGACCGGTTCATTGCTCATCTCCCAGGGTGTCGAAGTGGGTATGCCTTCGGAGATCATCTTGAACTGGGACGCCGATCGAACCAGAGTAGGTGGCGAGGTCCGGCATGATGAGACCCGGGAATTGGAGATCTAG